A single region of the Brachypodium distachyon strain Bd21 chromosome 3, Brachypodium_distachyon_v3.0, whole genome shotgun sequence genome encodes:
- the LOC104583694 gene encoding uncharacterized protein LOC104583694 isoform X2, translated as MLLLSLYKGGACRSLDKGGPLARLIALSVTFTDLKMSQLSHIFVLYVLIHAHQSLGGRLHPNNQEENAGTSLELVSMKEKATNLQDTNPYFNFSHKLLKSVWMSNGQDLAPDDDGAVMSYYAAHHTQERASGYYGLVATMDVYGHNLNVDQLTMGAIWIINSNGHVSNVNAITVGWLVWPSHFNDSRTYLFTEWIDSNGQTKGCMNGDCNPGFQFVSGSPIFPGDVLDPVSQPNNARQNLTIKVFKEKSMGYWWVHCGFNSDPVPVGFFRGTLFDSLSSKATKILVGGYTTKYKKDVPSPPMGSGASASSDTRKAALVRDIQFIDEDGNSTPIGDDDMLATIVDNRLYFALPIAGGQFSYGGPGGYA; from the exons ATGTTATTATTATCACTATATAAAGGGGGCGCCTGCAGGTCTCTAGACAAAGGAGGTCCCCTAGCTAGGCTCATTGCTCTCTCTGTTACCTTCACTGATCtcaagatgtctcaacttagTCACATATTTGTTCTATATGTTCTTATTCATGCCCATCAAAGTCTAGGAGGCCGGCTTCATCCTAACAATCAGGAG gaaaatgCTGGTACCTCACTTGAGCTCGTGAGTATGAAGGAAAAAGCTACAAACCTACAAGATACGAATCCATATTTCAACTTTTCACATAAGCTACTGAAATCTGTTTGGATGTCCAATGGACAAGACTTGGCACCAGATGACGATGGTGCGGTAATGTCATAT TATGCCGCACATCATACTCAAGAACGTGCGAGTGGATACTATGGATTAGTTGCCACAATGGACGTGTATGGGCACAATCTTAATGTTGACCAACTCACCATGGGGGCAATTTGGATTATTAACTCAAATGGACATGTGTCTAACGTCAATGCAATTACTGTTGGATGGTTG GTTTGGCCATCTCACTTTAACGACTCGCGCACATACCTTTTCACGGAGTGGATA GACAGTAATGGTCAAACGAAAGGATGCATGAACGGGGATTGTAATCCAGGTTTCCAGTTCGTAAGTGGATCCCCCATATTTCCAGGTGATGTCCTGGACCCAGTTTCTCAACCCAACAATGCACGTCAAAATCTCACTATTAAAGTTTTCAAG GAGAAATCAATGGGATATTGGTGGGTACATTGCGGCTTCAACAGCGACCCGGTTCCAGTAGGTTTTTTCCGGGGCACACTATTTGACAGCTTATCCAGCAAAGCAACTAAAATTTTGGTCGGTGGCTACACTACCAAGTACAAAAAAGACGTTCCATCTCCTCCAATGGGCAGTGGAGCATCGGCCTCCTCAGACACGAGAAAGGCCGCTTTGGTACGTGACATTCAATTCATTGACGAGGATGGCAATTCCACTCCGATCGGCGATGATGATATGCTTGCCACAATAGTGGACAACAGGCTTTACTTCGCCTTGCCTATTGCTGGAGGCCAATTCTCTTACGGAGGGCCGGGGGgttatgcatga
- the LOC104583694 gene encoding uncharacterized protein LOC104583694 isoform X1 yields MLLLSLYKGGACRSLDKGGPLARLIALSVTFTDLKMSQLSHIFVLYVLIHAHQSLGGRLHPNNQEENAGTSLELVSMKEKATNLQDTNPYFNFSHKLLKSVWMSNGQDLAPDDDGAVMSYYAAHHTQERASGYYGLVATMDVYGHNLNVDQLTMGAIWIINSNGHVSNVNAITVGWLVWPSHFNDSRTYLFTEWINDSNGQTKGCMNGDCNPGFQFVSGSPIFPGDVLDPVSQPNNARQNLTIKVFKEKSMGYWWVHCGFNSDPVPVGFFRGTLFDSLSSKATKILVGGYTTKYKKDVPSPPMGSGASASSDTRKAALVRDIQFIDEDGNSTPIGDDDMLATIVDNRLYFALPIAGGQFSYGGPGGYA; encoded by the exons ATGTTATTATTATCACTATATAAAGGGGGCGCCTGCAGGTCTCTAGACAAAGGAGGTCCCCTAGCTAGGCTCATTGCTCTCTCTGTTACCTTCACTGATCtcaagatgtctcaacttagTCACATATTTGTTCTATATGTTCTTATTCATGCCCATCAAAGTCTAGGAGGCCGGCTTCATCCTAACAATCAGGAG gaaaatgCTGGTACCTCACTTGAGCTCGTGAGTATGAAGGAAAAAGCTACAAACCTACAAGATACGAATCCATATTTCAACTTTTCACATAAGCTACTGAAATCTGTTTGGATGTCCAATGGACAAGACTTGGCACCAGATGACGATGGTGCGGTAATGTCATAT TATGCCGCACATCATACTCAAGAACGTGCGAGTGGATACTATGGATTAGTTGCCACAATGGACGTGTATGGGCACAATCTTAATGTTGACCAACTCACCATGGGGGCAATTTGGATTATTAACTCAAATGGACATGTGTCTAACGTCAATGCAATTACTGTTGGATGGTTG GTTTGGCCATCTCACTTTAACGACTCGCGCACATACCTTTTCACGGAGTGGATA AACGACAGTAATGGTCAAACGAAAGGATGCATGAACGGGGATTGTAATCCAGGTTTCCAGTTCGTAAGTGGATCCCCCATATTTCCAGGTGATGTCCTGGACCCAGTTTCTCAACCCAACAATGCACGTCAAAATCTCACTATTAAAGTTTTCAAG GAGAAATCAATGGGATATTGGTGGGTACATTGCGGCTTCAACAGCGACCCGGTTCCAGTAGGTTTTTTCCGGGGCACACTATTTGACAGCTTATCCAGCAAAGCAACTAAAATTTTGGTCGGTGGCTACACTACCAAGTACAAAAAAGACGTTCCATCTCCTCCAATGGGCAGTGGAGCATCGGCCTCCTCAGACACGAGAAAGGCCGCTTTGGTACGTGACATTCAATTCATTGACGAGGATGGCAATTCCACTCCGATCGGCGATGATGATATGCTTGCCACAATAGTGGACAACAGGCTTTACTTCGCCTTGCCTATTGCTGGAGGCCAATTCTCTTACGGAGGGCCGGGGGgttatgcatga